A genomic segment from Takifugu rubripes chromosome 20, fTakRub1.2, whole genome shotgun sequence encodes:
- the acsbg2 gene encoding long-chain-fatty-acid--CoA ligase ACSBG2 isoform X2, which produces MSEPVVIEPPRAGGLLGTTKGDSAASLDDGIADTANESSEEESTGEREEEICARNEAARFSEMAAVPAERGSTALTEKAERPNSLSVPAAGESGLWTTRGEAEVKLRMGDSGLSAEPPVTIHQVFTSAVKRFGDYTALSWKDGQQLKRLNYREYYQTCRTAAKSFLKLGLERCHGVGILGFNSAEWFISDIGAILAGGFAVGIYTTNSPEACQYVAENCKANIIVVENHKQLQKILQVEDQLPHLKAIVQYKDALKEKRPNLYSWAEFMELGQNEPDAPLDAIISSQKPNQCCTLIYTSGTTGQPKGVMLSHDNLMWTALSTISHVRLADATVSQEVVVSYLPLSHIAAQMVDMWITMRVGGLTHFAQPDALKGSLVNTMKEVRPTAFMGVPRVWEKMQERMKAVGAKSSAVRRKVAAWAKDVGLHNNMARMNQSGATGQTSLSYQIAKKLVFKKVRKALGLDRCTKCYTGAAPITKDTLEFFLSLDIPLYELYGMSESSGPHTISIPEAFKLTSCGVALPGCKTKLHNPDEDGVGEICFWGRHVFMGYLNMPEKTEEALDSEGWLHSGDLGKQDQNGFLFITGRIKELIITAGGENIPPVPIEDAVKEAVPLISNAMLIGDKRKFLSMLLTIKSNLNAESGEPEDEMTPEAIEFCRRLGSKATRVSEITGSQDRAVYAAIQEGINRVNEKSASNAQRIQKWTVLGRDFSITSGELGPTMKLKRPEALKIYKEEIEEFYKEVATPLTPNDPLPK; this is translated from the exons ATGTCTGAGCCTGTTGTGATCGAGCCTCCCAGAGCCGGCGGCCTCCTGGGGACAACCAAGGGAGACAGTGCGGCGTCCCTCGACGACGGCATCGCGGACACTGCAAA TGAGTCTTCAGAGGAGGAGTCCACcggggagagggaagaagagatcTGCGCACGTAACGAAGCCGCTCGCTTCTCTGAGATGGCGGCGGTCCCTGCTGAGCGCGGCTCCACCGCACTAACAG AGAAAGCTGAGCGCCCAAACTCGCTGTCGGTGCCGGCAGCAGGCGAGTCGGGGCTGTGGACCACTCGGGGGGAAGCAGAGGTGAAACTGAGGATGGGAGATTCTGGCTTGAGCGCCGAGCCGCCCGTGACCATCCACCAGGTGTTCACCTCAGCTGTGAAGCGCTTTGGGGACTATACAGCCCTGAGCTGGAAAGACGGGCAGCAGCTGAAGAGGCTGAACTACAGAGAGTACTACCAAACCTGCCGCACCGCCGCCAAGAGCTTCCTGAAG CTCGGTTTGGAGCGTTGCCACGGCGTCGGGATCCTGGGCTTCAACTCGGCCGAGTGGTTCATCTCCGACATCGGCGCCATTTTGGCGGG TGGGTTCGCAGTGGGCATCTACACCACCAACTCTCCGGAAGCGTGTCAGTACGTCGCAGAAAACTGCAAGGCCAACATCATCGTGGTGGAGAaccacaaacagctgcagaagatTCTTCAG GTTGAAGACCAGCTACCACACCTAAAAGCTATCGTCCAGTACAAAGATGCACTGAAAGAGAAGAGGCCCAATCTGTACTCG TGGGCAGAGTTCATGGAGCTGGGACAGAACGAGCCTGACGCACCCCTCGACGCCATCAtctccagccagaagcccaaccAATGCTGCACGCTCATCTACACCTCAGGAACGACAGGACAGCCCAAAGGAGTCATGCTCAGCCATGACAAC ctaatGTGGACGGCGCTCTCTACCATCTCTCACGTGCGTCTGGCGGACGCCACCGTGTCTCAGGAAGTGGTGGTCAGCTACCTTCCTCTTAGCCACATCGCCGCTCAGATGGTGGACATGTGGATCACCATGAGAGTCGGTGGGCTGACGCACTTCGCCCAGCCGGACGCGCTGAAG GGCTCCCTGGTAAACACCATGAAGGAGGTGCGTCCCACAGCCTTCATGGGTGTCCCGCGTGTttgggagaagatgcaggagaggatgaaggCCGTGGGCGCCAAGTCTTCGGCCGTGCGCAGGAAGGTGGCCGCCTGGGCCAAAGACGTGGGCCTGCATAATAATATGGCCAGGATGAACCA GAGTGGAGCAACGGGCCAGACATCTCTCAGCTATCAAATAGCCAAAAAGCTCGTGTTCAAAAAAGTGCGCAAGGCCCTGGGGCTGGATCGCTGCACCAAGTGCTACACGGGCGCTGCTCCCATCACCAAAGACACCCTGGAATTCTTCCTCAGTCTGGACATTCCACTCTACGAGCTCTACGGCATGAGCGAGAGCAGCGGACCTCACACCATCTCCATCCCCGAAGCCTTCAAGCTCACCAG CTGCGGGGTCGCGCTTCCTGGATGTAAGACAAAGCTGCACAATCCGGACGAGGACGGAGTCGGTGAAATCTGTTTCTGGGGCCGCCACGTGTTTATGGGTTACCTCAACATGCCCGAAAAGACCGAGGAGGCTCTCGATTCAGAGGGCTGGCTGCACTCTGGTGACCTGGGCAAACAAGACCAGAATggattcctcttcatcactgggAGGATTAAAG AGCTGATCATCACAGCGGGTGGAGAAAACATCCCTCCTGTCCCCATCGAGGATGCGGTGAAGGAAGCGGTGCCATTGATCAGTAACGCCATGTTGATCGGAGACAAGAGGAAGTTCCTGTCCATGCTGCTCACCATTAAG TCCAATCTTAACGCCGAGTCAGGCGAGCCAGAGGACGAGATGACCCCGGAGGCCATCGAGTTCTGCCGCAGACTGGGCAGCAAAGCCACCCGTGTGTCCGAGATCACGGGCAGCCAGGATCGGGCCGTCTACGCCGCCATTCAGGAAGGGATCAACAGAGTCAACGAGAAGTCGGCCTCCAACGCTCAGCGCATTCAGAAGTGGACCGTCCTGGGCCGGGACTTCTCCATCACCAGCGGAGAGCTGG GGCCGACAATGAAGCTGAAGAGGCCGGAGGCGCTGAAGATATACAAAGAGGAAATCGAGGAGTTTTATAAGGAAGTGGCCACTCCTTTGACCCCAAACGACCCGTTGCCCAAATAG
- the mllt1a gene encoding protein ENL isoform X1, with protein MENQCTVQVKLELGHRAQLRKKVTSEGFTHDWMVFVRGPETGDIQHFVDKVVFRLHESFPKPKRVCKEPPYKVEESGYAGFLMPIEVYFKNKEEPRKVCFNYDLFLNLEGNPPVNHLRCEKLTFNNPTKEFRRKLIKAGGILVVPEGAEAVSRPSPDYPMLPTIPLSAFSDPKKTKTSHVSKEPSKEGSGGSSKGPKPHKLTKEHRERPRKDSESKATSKDDRDGGGKSRDPSSSSSSKKPSEIKVKEEVKVLPKAAFKEPKLTLKESKMEGMSPKGGGAGTAGGGGGGGPAECKALGKRPATVESPKPSAKKQKKGSSEGPKGATGGAFTGTSPRVSSSSAVSQAYPDKKPPKDKGRWAKGKNDTQEPKEPKKLAESEESNSEEEASSKSEQSAPSSPSNSSSSSDSSSDSDFEPGQKPGQGPLRSMVEEIQSEESDDDDSTSEEEAPIKTNPPNRDSRLSLDSESDSSDGSHSPSRDPAPPPQKHNSSNNKVSGRKSPDSSFRSEKVLKKGYDKVGRAYTEELVDLHRRLMALRERNVLQQIVNLIEETGHFNVTNTTFDFDLFSLDESTVRKLQSYLEATAT; from the exons ATGGAGAACCAG TGTACAGTGCAAGTGAAGCTGGAGCTTGGCCACAGAGCCCAGTTAAGGAAGAAAGTTACATCAGAAGGCTTCACGCATGACTGGATGGTGTTTGTCAGAGGTCCAGAGACCGGCGACATCCAGCACTTTGTAGACAAGGTTGTCTTCCGCCTTCACGAGAGCTTCCCCAAACCCAAAAGAG TGTGCAAGGAGCCGCCGTACAAAGTGGAGGAGTCGGGCTACGCGGGCTTCCTCATGCCAATAGAAGTTTACTTCAAGAACAAG gAGGAGCCCAGAAAAGTGTGCTTCAACTACGACCTCTTCCTTAACTTGGAGGGAAACCCCCCAGTCAACCACTTGCGCTGTGAGAAGCTCACCTTCAACAACCCCACCAAAGAGTTCAGAAGAAAACTGATCAAAGCCGGAGGG ATATTAGTGGTGCCGGAGGGGGCCGAAGCTGTGTCGAGGCCCAGCCCTGATTACCCGATGCTGCCCACCATCCCCCTTTCTGCCTTCTCTGACCCCAAGAAGACCAAGACTTCTCATGTATCAAAG GAACCCAGCAAAGAAGGAAGTGGTGGCAGCAGTAAAGGACCCAAACCGCACAAGCTGACCAAGGAGCACCGCGAACGCCCCAGGAAAGACTCTGAGAGCAAAGCCACGTCGAAAGACGACAGAGATGGGGGGGGCAAGAGTCGCgacccctcctcttcctcgtcttcAAAGAAGCCGTCGGAGATCAAagtgaaagaggaagtgaaggtgCTACCCAAGGCTGCCTTCAAGGAGCCTAAGCTGACCCTGAAGGAATCAAAGATGGAGGGCATGTCCCCcaaaggagggggggcagggaccgcagggggtggtgggggaggagggccagcGGAGTGTAAAGCTCTGGGGAAACGACCCGCCACCGTCGAGTCTCCCAAACCAAGtgcaaagaagcagaaaaagggCAGCTCAGAGGGGCCAAAGGGGGCAACAGGCGGAGCCTTCACAGGGACGTCTCCTCGCGTTTCCTCTTCGTCTGCAGTCAGCCAGGCCTACCCCGACAAGAAGCCCCCCAAGGATAAAGGTCGCTGGGCCAAGGGCAAAAATGACACTCAGGAGCCGAAAGAGCCCAAGAAGCTCGCAGAGTCAGAAGAGTCCAACTCAGAGGAAGAAGCCTCGTCCAAATCAGAG CAGTCGGCCCCTTCGAGCCCTTCAAATTCCAGTTCCAGCTCTGACTCCAGTTCAGATTCAGACTTTGAGCCTGGACAGAAGCCAGGCCAAG GTCCTCTTCGCTCTATGGTGGAGGAGATCCAGTCCGAAGAGTCGGATGACGACGACAGCACCTCGGAGGAGGAGGCGCCCATCAAGACCAACCCCCCCAACCGCGACTCTCG acTCAGCCTGGACAGTGAGAGTGACAGCAGCGATGGCTCGCACAGCCCCAGTCGAGACCCTGCCCCACCCCCGCAGAAACACAACTCCTCTAATAACAAA GTTTCGGGCAGAAAGAGTCCAGATTCCTCCTTCCGCTCAGAGAAGGTGTTGAAGAAGGGATACGACAAGGTAGGAAGG GCCTACACGGAAGAGCTGGTGGACCTCCACCGCAGGCTGATGGCTCTGCGGGAGCGGAACgtcctgcagcag ATCGTCAACCTGATCGAGGAGACGGGCCACTTCAACGTGACCAACACCACCTTTGACTTCGACCTGTTTTCACTGGACGAGTCCACCGTCCGCAAACTACAGAGCTACCTGGAGGCCACGGCCACGTGA
- the acsbg2 gene encoding long-chain-fatty-acid--CoA ligase ACSBG2 isoform X1, with the protein MKLTDCEPTAMSEPVVIEPPRAGGLLGTTKGDSAASLDDGIADTANESSEEESTGEREEEICARNEAARFSEMAAVPAERGSTALTEKAERPNSLSVPAAGESGLWTTRGEAEVKLRMGDSGLSAEPPVTIHQVFTSAVKRFGDYTALSWKDGQQLKRLNYREYYQTCRTAAKSFLKLGLERCHGVGILGFNSAEWFISDIGAILAGGFAVGIYTTNSPEACQYVAENCKANIIVVENHKQLQKILQVEDQLPHLKAIVQYKDALKEKRPNLYSWAEFMELGQNEPDAPLDAIISSQKPNQCCTLIYTSGTTGQPKGVMLSHDNLMWTALSTISHVRLADATVSQEVVVSYLPLSHIAAQMVDMWITMRVGGLTHFAQPDALKGSLVNTMKEVRPTAFMGVPRVWEKMQERMKAVGAKSSAVRRKVAAWAKDVGLHNNMARMNQSGATGQTSLSYQIAKKLVFKKVRKALGLDRCTKCYTGAAPITKDTLEFFLSLDIPLYELYGMSESSGPHTISIPEAFKLTSCGVALPGCKTKLHNPDEDGVGEICFWGRHVFMGYLNMPEKTEEALDSEGWLHSGDLGKQDQNGFLFITGRIKELIITAGGENIPPVPIEDAVKEAVPLISNAMLIGDKRKFLSMLLTIKSNLNAESGEPEDEMTPEAIEFCRRLGSKATRVSEITGSQDRAVYAAIQEGINRVNEKSASNAQRIQKWTVLGRDFSITSGELGPTMKLKRPEALKIYKEEIEEFYKEVATPLTPNDPLPK; encoded by the exons ATGAAAT TGACGGACTGTGAGCCCACCGCCATGTCTGAGCCTGTTGTGATCGAGCCTCCCAGAGCCGGCGGCCTCCTGGGGACAACCAAGGGAGACAGTGCGGCGTCCCTCGACGACGGCATCGCGGACACTGCAAA TGAGTCTTCAGAGGAGGAGTCCACcggggagagggaagaagagatcTGCGCACGTAACGAAGCCGCTCGCTTCTCTGAGATGGCGGCGGTCCCTGCTGAGCGCGGCTCCACCGCACTAACAG AGAAAGCTGAGCGCCCAAACTCGCTGTCGGTGCCGGCAGCAGGCGAGTCGGGGCTGTGGACCACTCGGGGGGAAGCAGAGGTGAAACTGAGGATGGGAGATTCTGGCTTGAGCGCCGAGCCGCCCGTGACCATCCACCAGGTGTTCACCTCAGCTGTGAAGCGCTTTGGGGACTATACAGCCCTGAGCTGGAAAGACGGGCAGCAGCTGAAGAGGCTGAACTACAGAGAGTACTACCAAACCTGCCGCACCGCCGCCAAGAGCTTCCTGAAG CTCGGTTTGGAGCGTTGCCACGGCGTCGGGATCCTGGGCTTCAACTCGGCCGAGTGGTTCATCTCCGACATCGGCGCCATTTTGGCGGG TGGGTTCGCAGTGGGCATCTACACCACCAACTCTCCGGAAGCGTGTCAGTACGTCGCAGAAAACTGCAAGGCCAACATCATCGTGGTGGAGAaccacaaacagctgcagaagatTCTTCAG GTTGAAGACCAGCTACCACACCTAAAAGCTATCGTCCAGTACAAAGATGCACTGAAAGAGAAGAGGCCCAATCTGTACTCG TGGGCAGAGTTCATGGAGCTGGGACAGAACGAGCCTGACGCACCCCTCGACGCCATCAtctccagccagaagcccaaccAATGCTGCACGCTCATCTACACCTCAGGAACGACAGGACAGCCCAAAGGAGTCATGCTCAGCCATGACAAC ctaatGTGGACGGCGCTCTCTACCATCTCTCACGTGCGTCTGGCGGACGCCACCGTGTCTCAGGAAGTGGTGGTCAGCTACCTTCCTCTTAGCCACATCGCCGCTCAGATGGTGGACATGTGGATCACCATGAGAGTCGGTGGGCTGACGCACTTCGCCCAGCCGGACGCGCTGAAG GGCTCCCTGGTAAACACCATGAAGGAGGTGCGTCCCACAGCCTTCATGGGTGTCCCGCGTGTttgggagaagatgcaggagaggatgaaggCCGTGGGCGCCAAGTCTTCGGCCGTGCGCAGGAAGGTGGCCGCCTGGGCCAAAGACGTGGGCCTGCATAATAATATGGCCAGGATGAACCA GAGTGGAGCAACGGGCCAGACATCTCTCAGCTATCAAATAGCCAAAAAGCTCGTGTTCAAAAAAGTGCGCAAGGCCCTGGGGCTGGATCGCTGCACCAAGTGCTACACGGGCGCTGCTCCCATCACCAAAGACACCCTGGAATTCTTCCTCAGTCTGGACATTCCACTCTACGAGCTCTACGGCATGAGCGAGAGCAGCGGACCTCACACCATCTCCATCCCCGAAGCCTTCAAGCTCACCAG CTGCGGGGTCGCGCTTCCTGGATGTAAGACAAAGCTGCACAATCCGGACGAGGACGGAGTCGGTGAAATCTGTTTCTGGGGCCGCCACGTGTTTATGGGTTACCTCAACATGCCCGAAAAGACCGAGGAGGCTCTCGATTCAGAGGGCTGGCTGCACTCTGGTGACCTGGGCAAACAAGACCAGAATggattcctcttcatcactgggAGGATTAAAG AGCTGATCATCACAGCGGGTGGAGAAAACATCCCTCCTGTCCCCATCGAGGATGCGGTGAAGGAAGCGGTGCCATTGATCAGTAACGCCATGTTGATCGGAGACAAGAGGAAGTTCCTGTCCATGCTGCTCACCATTAAG TCCAATCTTAACGCCGAGTCAGGCGAGCCAGAGGACGAGATGACCCCGGAGGCCATCGAGTTCTGCCGCAGACTGGGCAGCAAAGCCACCCGTGTGTCCGAGATCACGGGCAGCCAGGATCGGGCCGTCTACGCCGCCATTCAGGAAGGGATCAACAGAGTCAACGAGAAGTCGGCCTCCAACGCTCAGCGCATTCAGAAGTGGACCGTCCTGGGCCGGGACTTCTCCATCACCAGCGGAGAGCTGG GGCCGACAATGAAGCTGAAGAGGCCGGAGGCGCTGAAGATATACAAAGAGGAAATCGAGGAGTTTTATAAGGAAGTGGCCACTCCTTTGACCCCAAACGACCCGTTGCCCAAATAG
- the acer1 gene encoding alkaline ceramidase 1 isoform X1, producing MADIFSYESSEIDWCEDNYKHSEQVVESFNTMSSFIFFIIAPIMLYLLHPYAKERNLAIHLVWIMMIFVGLFSAYFHMTLSFVGQMLDELSILWVLAAGYALWFPRRLFPPFIKDRSTFSTLVLVVTVVTTASSFVKPTANAYALNCFGLHLLYVLAVEMKHCTDEKALRLAKFSVVLWVLAISCWISDRFGCSFWRKLNFCYLHGFWHILIAIAVAYGSTLIAYLDANYEIPYSLPGLQYWPCDKWAVGLPHIVLKGTTKTRKRC from the exons ATGGCAGATATTTTCTCATATGAGAGTTCAGAAATCGACTGGTGTGAGGACAACTACAAACATTCGGAACAAGTCGTGGAGTCCTTCAACACA ATGAGCAGCTTCATTTTCTTCATTATAGCTCCCATCATGCTTTACCTTCTGCACCCTTATGCCAAAGAGAGGAACCTGGCTATTCACCTGGTCTGGATCATGATGATATTTGTCG GCCTCTTCTCCGCTTACTTCCACATGACTCTTAGTTTCGTTGGCCAGATGTTGGACGAGCTGTCCATCCTCTGGGTACTGGCGGCGGGTTACGCTCTCTGGTTTCCACGCCGACTCTTCCCTCCTTTCATCAAAGACAG GTCCACATTTTCCACCCTCGTCCTGGTGGTCACCGTCGTCACCACGGCCTCGTCGTTCGTCAAACCCACAGCCAACGCCTACGCTCTGAACTGCTTTGGCCTCCATCTGCTCTACGTCCTGGCTGTGGAGATGAAGCA CTGCACCGATGAGAAGGCTCTGCGACTAGCCAAGTtttctgtggttctgtgggTGCTCGCCATCTCCTGCTGGATCAGTGACCGGTTTGGCTGCAGCTTCTGGCGGAAGTTGAACTTCTGCTACTTACACGGCTTCTG GCACATTCTAATTGCCATAGCTGTGGCCTACGGTAGTACCTTGATTGCCTACCTGGATGCAAACTACGAGATACCGTACTCGTTGCCTGGACTACAGTACTGGCCCTGTGATAAATGGGCTGTTGGATTACCTCATATTGTGTTAAAAGGCACTACCAAGACAAGGAAGCGGTGCTAA
- the acer1 gene encoding alkaline ceramidase 1 isoform X2 produces MLYLLHPYAKERNLAIHLVWIMMIFVGLFSAYFHMTLSFVGQMLDELSILWVLAAGYALWFPRRLFPPFIKDRSTFSTLVLVVTVVTTASSFVKPTANAYALNCFGLHLLYVLAVEMKHCTDEKALRLAKFSVVLWVLAISCWISDRFGCSFWRKLNFCYLHGFWHILIAIAVAYGSTLIAYLDANYEIPYSLPGLQYWPCDKWAVGLPHIVLKGTTKTRKRC; encoded by the exons ATGCTTTACCTTCTGCACCCTTATGCCAAAGAGAGGAACCTGGCTATTCACCTGGTCTGGATCATGATGATATTTGTCG GCCTCTTCTCCGCTTACTTCCACATGACTCTTAGTTTCGTTGGCCAGATGTTGGACGAGCTGTCCATCCTCTGGGTACTGGCGGCGGGTTACGCTCTCTGGTTTCCACGCCGACTCTTCCCTCCTTTCATCAAAGACAG GTCCACATTTTCCACCCTCGTCCTGGTGGTCACCGTCGTCACCACGGCCTCGTCGTTCGTCAAACCCACAGCCAACGCCTACGCTCTGAACTGCTTTGGCCTCCATCTGCTCTACGTCCTGGCTGTGGAGATGAAGCA CTGCACCGATGAGAAGGCTCTGCGACTAGCCAAGTtttctgtggttctgtgggTGCTCGCCATCTCCTGCTGGATCAGTGACCGGTTTGGCTGCAGCTTCTGGCGGAAGTTGAACTTCTGCTACTTACACGGCTTCTG GCACATTCTAATTGCCATAGCTGTGGCCTACGGTAGTACCTTGATTGCCTACCTGGATGCAAACTACGAGATACCGTACTCGTTGCCTGGACTACAGTACTGGCCCTGTGATAAATGGGCTGTTGGATTACCTCATATTGTGTTAAAAGGCACTACCAAGACAAGGAAGCGGTGCTAA
- the mllt1a gene encoding protein ENL isoform X2 — translation MENQCTVQVKLELGHRAQLRKKVTSEGFTHDWMVFVRGPETGDIQHFVDKVVFRLHESFPKPKRVCKEPPYKVEESGYAGFLMPIEVYFKNKEEPRKVCFNYDLFLNLEGNPPVNHLRCEKLTFNNPTKEFRRKLIKAGGILVVPEGAEAVSRPSPDYPMLPTIPLSAFSDPKKTKTSHVSKEPSKEGSGGSSKGPKPHKLTKEHRERPRKDSESKATSKDDRDGGGKSRDPSSSSSSKKPSEIKVKEEVKVLPKAAFKEPKLTLKESKMEGMSPKGGGAGTAGGGGGGGPAECKALGKRPATVESPKPSAKKQKKGSSEGPKGATGGAFTGTSPRVSSSSAVSQAYPDKKPPKDKGRWAKGKNDTQEPKEPKKLAESEESNSEEEASSKSEQSAPSSPSNSSSSSDSSSDSDFEPGQKPGQGPLRSMVEEIQSEESDDDDSTSEEEAPIKTNPPNRDSRLSLDSESDSSDGSHSPSRDPAPPPQKHNSSNNKVSGRKSPDSSFRSEKVLKKGYDKAYTEELVDLHRRLMALRERNVLQQIVNLIEETGHFNVTNTTFDFDLFSLDESTVRKLQSYLEATAT, via the exons ATGGAGAACCAG TGTACAGTGCAAGTGAAGCTGGAGCTTGGCCACAGAGCCCAGTTAAGGAAGAAAGTTACATCAGAAGGCTTCACGCATGACTGGATGGTGTTTGTCAGAGGTCCAGAGACCGGCGACATCCAGCACTTTGTAGACAAGGTTGTCTTCCGCCTTCACGAGAGCTTCCCCAAACCCAAAAGAG TGTGCAAGGAGCCGCCGTACAAAGTGGAGGAGTCGGGCTACGCGGGCTTCCTCATGCCAATAGAAGTTTACTTCAAGAACAAG gAGGAGCCCAGAAAAGTGTGCTTCAACTACGACCTCTTCCTTAACTTGGAGGGAAACCCCCCAGTCAACCACTTGCGCTGTGAGAAGCTCACCTTCAACAACCCCACCAAAGAGTTCAGAAGAAAACTGATCAAAGCCGGAGGG ATATTAGTGGTGCCGGAGGGGGCCGAAGCTGTGTCGAGGCCCAGCCCTGATTACCCGATGCTGCCCACCATCCCCCTTTCTGCCTTCTCTGACCCCAAGAAGACCAAGACTTCTCATGTATCAAAG GAACCCAGCAAAGAAGGAAGTGGTGGCAGCAGTAAAGGACCCAAACCGCACAAGCTGACCAAGGAGCACCGCGAACGCCCCAGGAAAGACTCTGAGAGCAAAGCCACGTCGAAAGACGACAGAGATGGGGGGGGCAAGAGTCGCgacccctcctcttcctcgtcttcAAAGAAGCCGTCGGAGATCAAagtgaaagaggaagtgaaggtgCTACCCAAGGCTGCCTTCAAGGAGCCTAAGCTGACCCTGAAGGAATCAAAGATGGAGGGCATGTCCCCcaaaggagggggggcagggaccgcagggggtggtgggggaggagggccagcGGAGTGTAAAGCTCTGGGGAAACGACCCGCCACCGTCGAGTCTCCCAAACCAAGtgcaaagaagcagaaaaagggCAGCTCAGAGGGGCCAAAGGGGGCAACAGGCGGAGCCTTCACAGGGACGTCTCCTCGCGTTTCCTCTTCGTCTGCAGTCAGCCAGGCCTACCCCGACAAGAAGCCCCCCAAGGATAAAGGTCGCTGGGCCAAGGGCAAAAATGACACTCAGGAGCCGAAAGAGCCCAAGAAGCTCGCAGAGTCAGAAGAGTCCAACTCAGAGGAAGAAGCCTCGTCCAAATCAGAG CAGTCGGCCCCTTCGAGCCCTTCAAATTCCAGTTCCAGCTCTGACTCCAGTTCAGATTCAGACTTTGAGCCTGGACAGAAGCCAGGCCAAG GTCCTCTTCGCTCTATGGTGGAGGAGATCCAGTCCGAAGAGTCGGATGACGACGACAGCACCTCGGAGGAGGAGGCGCCCATCAAGACCAACCCCCCCAACCGCGACTCTCG acTCAGCCTGGACAGTGAGAGTGACAGCAGCGATGGCTCGCACAGCCCCAGTCGAGACCCTGCCCCACCCCCGCAGAAACACAACTCCTCTAATAACAAA GTTTCGGGCAGAAAGAGTCCAGATTCCTCCTTCCGCTCAGAGAAGGTGTTGAAGAAGGGATACGACAAG GCCTACACGGAAGAGCTGGTGGACCTCCACCGCAGGCTGATGGCTCTGCGGGAGCGGAACgtcctgcagcag ATCGTCAACCTGATCGAGGAGACGGGCCACTTCAACGTGACCAACACCACCTTTGACTTCGACCTGTTTTCACTGGACGAGTCCACCGTCCGCAAACTACAGAGCTACCTGGAGGCCACGGCCACGTGA